Proteins encoded by one window of Cannabis sativa cultivar Pink pepper isolate KNU-18-1 chromosome 4, ASM2916894v1, whole genome shotgun sequence:
- the LOC115713491 gene encoding uncharacterized protein LOC115713491: MTINNLIVSLLTDNKLSGANFVEWKEHINIALLGENSMFVLTEEAPKQPGENETKVVKEKFERWQNANNKARYFMLSSMVDTLKTRFANTLTVVEIINQLTELFRMKGGNKAPISSTAAADTTKPEANIASTLKPKKKKWKNSKKPLKVVNIANKGKKATNPKAKEKRKLLL, encoded by the exons ATGACTATTAACAACCTAATTGTGTCACTGTTGACTGACAACAAGCTCTCTGGAGCTAATTTTGTCGAATGGAAAGAgcacattaatattgctctcttAGGTGAAAACTCcatgtttgtgttaactgaagaAGCTCCTAAGCAACCAGGTGAGAATGAAACCAAGGTAGTTAAGGAAAAgtttgagcgttggcagaatgctaacaataaagctcgatactttatGTTGTCTAGCATGGTTGATACCTTGAAAACAAGATTTGCAAACACTCTTACGGTTGTAGAAATCATTAACCAGCTAACTGAACTGTTTCGAATG AAAGGAGGAAACAAAGCTCCTATTTCTAGTACTGCTGCTGCTGATACGACAAAGCCTGAGGCAAACATTGCCTCTACTTTGAAACCTAAGAAGAAGAAAtggaagaatagcaagaagcctcTTAAAGTTGTTAACATAGCTAATAAGGGTAAAAAGGCTACTAATCCAAAAGCAAAGGAAAAAAGGAAATTGCTTCTATAG
- the LOC133037051 gene encoding uncharacterized protein LOC133037051, producing MKGADFWEYELKGDVSWYWKKIFLLRKRFSKHNVIAAVTNGKFRASRLYNGLLQQNIDCYDKAVWCNLLLPKHRFILWQVVHGHLLTRDNFSKFHIELETKGCHVCNFEEESHSHLFFSCRYSRIVVQRIFDWCGYLSWPLDFNGWLCWLSSKNPGIIILVIAVTVYMIWKNRNHCVYNDSCYIVLKSVKEIKHIVHDRVYNMKDRKVVLAEKGLFLRLLQ from the coding sequence atgaagggTGCTGATTTTTGGGAGTATGAATTGAAGGGGGATGTTAGTTGGTATTGGAAGAAAATTTTCCTTCTAAGGAAGAGATTTAGCAAGCACAATGTGATAGCTGCTGTTACAAATGGGAAGTTTAGAGCTTCTCGGCTTTATAATGGTCTCTTACAGCAGAATATTGATTGTTATGATAAGGCTGTTTGGTGTAATTTATTGCTGCCCAAGCATAGATTCATCCTTTGGCAGGTGGTTCATGGTCATCTCCTCACAAGAGACAACTTTTCCAAGTTTCACATTGAGTTAGAGACTAAAGGTTGTCATGTTTGCAACTTTGAAGAGGAGAGTCATAGTCATTTGTTTTTCAGTTGCAGATACTCAAGAATTGTTGTGCAGCGAATCTTTGACTGGTGTGGGTATTTGTCGTGGCCATTGGACTTCAATGGCTGGTTATGTTGGTTGTCTAGTAAAAATCCTGGTATAATCATTCTTGTAATTGCTGTCACAGTTTATATGATTTGGAAGAATAGAAACCACTGTGTCTATAATGATAGTTGTTATATTGTGTTGAAATCAGTAAaggaaattaaacatatagttCATGATAGGGTGTATAACATGAAGGATAGGAAAGTTGTGCTTGCTGAAAAAGGCTTGTTTTTGCGCCTTCTTCAGTAG